One segment of Zymoseptoria tritici IPO323 chromosome 2, whole genome shotgun sequence DNA contains the following:
- a CDS encoding ATP-dependent RNA helicase — translation MADDKGLDDIDAAEIESTCDETTDSFDAMNLSTDLLRGIYAYGFERPSALQQRAIMPIVRGKDVVAQARSGSGTTAALSISVLQSIDSTVKACQALIIAPTRERAQRIQKVLSTIGDFTNVECYACVGGTRIGDDITALQDGLQSVVVGTPGRVLDMIHRGALCTDNIKMTVLDEADEILSRGFDEQIRDIFGILRQSTTTQVVLFSATMPQDVLEVISEFMRDPVRITVEKYETCLKGSKQFYLTVETDQEDWKVDRLSDLHKTIITNRQTVIFCNTRKKVEWLTDKLTARDIPVSAIHRDMDAWQRADILQHFFSGSHILVATNMIAKSIDVQQVPLVINYDLPSDPEDYIRRVGRGGGGRRGRKGVAVNLVSGDELRAMHEIEQFYSTEIEKMPTNAADLF, via the exons ATGGCTGACGACAAGGGACTTGACGATATCGATGCTG CTGAGATCGAGTCCACCTGCGATGAGACCACCGACTCCTTCGATGCTATGAACCTTTCGACCGACCTTCTGCGGGGAATTTACGCGTACGGATTCGAACGTCCGTCAGCTCTCCAGCAGCGTGCTATCATGCCAATCGTTCGGG GCAAGGACGTTGTTGCGCAGGCGCGGTCTGGTTCCGGGACGACCGCTGCACTTTCCATCTCCGTCCTTCAGAGCATCGATTCCACTGTTAAGGCATGCCAGGCCTTGATCATTGCCCCGACCCGTGAGCGTGCACAGCGGATTCAGAAGGTCCTGTCGACAATCGGTGATTTTACAAATGTCGAATGCTACGCTTGCGTTGGTGGTACTCGCATAGGAGATGATATAACGGCTCTTCAGGACGGGCTACAGTCAGTGGTCGTCGGCACTCCCGGACGTGTCCTGGACATGATTCACCGCGGAGCTCTCTGTACTGACAACATCAAGATGACCGTGCTCGACGAGGCCGATGAGATATTATCCCGCGGTTTTGATGAGCAAATACGCGACATCTTCGGGATACTTCGTCAGAGCACGACCACCCAAGTCGTTCTCTTCTCTGCTACCATGCCCCAGGACGTGCTAGAGGTCATTTCCGAGTTCATGCGTGATCCAGTCCGCATTACAGTCGAGAAGTACGAGACTTGCCTGAAAGGTAGCAAACAGTTCTACCTCACCGTCGAAACCGACCAAGAAGACTGGAAGGTCGACCGCCTCTCCGATCTCCACAAGaccatcatcaccaacaGACAAACGGTGATTTTCTGCAACACTCGGAAAAAGGTCGAATGGCTGACCGACAAGCTCACTGCCCGCGACATTCCTGTCTCGGCGATCCATCGTGACATGGACGCCTGGCAGCGTGCTGACATTCTGCAGCACTTCTTTTCTGGCTCTCATATCCTCGTCGCTACCAACATGATCGCCAAATCGATTGACGTCCAGCAAGTCCCTCTTGTCATCAACTATGATCTTCCGTCCGATCCGGAGGACTACATTCGCCGTGTCGGACGGGGCGGTGGCGGTCGGCGAGGTCGTAAGGGTGTCGCCGTCAACCTGGTGTCCGGCGATGAACTGCGCGCAATGCATGAAATTGAGCAGTTCTACAGCACTGAAATAGAAAAGATGCCGACGAACGCTGCCG ACCTCTTCTAA